The following nucleotide sequence is from Pectinophora gossypiella chromosome 17, ilPecGoss1.1, whole genome shotgun sequence.
cagataggatcacaaagaacaaattaaaaaaaaacagcggcCAGTTTTCTTATAATTAAAGAGTTTTATAACAGGagcattccgtgcttcggaaggtacgttaagccgttcgtcactgttactacttactgatgtaagtaagtagtcgttacatgagccatgtcaggggcctttggcggctcaatagtaaacctgacaccagggttgatgaggttggtactccaccttacaacccacacgataaaagagaaGAAGACAGGagcattcccactttgggaacattcctatGGACGTCACATCACTGGCCGGAATTGTGTGTAGTTACAGCAGTAACACTATAAATTACGTATAGTTATGCGGGTGGGGTATTGCCCTAATATTATGGGATTTCAATTAGTTATAAATTGTAGGGTCGCGGTTACAAGTTACCACTAGCGAGggatacttttatttatttaaagaaaagaaagaaagaaacattacattactacttactgatgtaagtgagtagtcgttacatgagccatgtcaggggcctttggcggctcagtaataaccctgacaccagggttgatggggttggtattccacctcacaacccataagaAGATGTACACCATGTCCATAATTTGTTAGTATAAAGCTTCTAATTAACTATATGCTATGTTGTTAGTGCCAAGACttataagtacattttaaacaaaatgttttacgatcctcacgatccggagaccccgggttcgaatccctgtggggacatatcacaaaaatcactttgtgatccctagtttggttaggacattacaggctgatcacctgattgtccgaaagtaagatgatccgtgcttcggaaggcacgttaaaccgttggtcccggttactacattttaaaaaaacaatgtttttgTGTTATCAGTCATTAGCCACGTCACTATTTATTAAAATCTACAAACACAGAGAACAATACACAATTATCTTTGacaattctttatttaaatagaaaaccTCTTCCAAAGCATCACACCGAGGCAAAGTGCCCAAAAGACAGGCATAATTTTCCCTTTGGACAGCTAACCAAACCCTCCGCCATATTTGACTAtggttcatttattttattgagaTCTGGGAATGTAAACACAAGTATAacacgcgcaacgtgataaaattttgtcacagtcatttcatcgattctgacgatataattatgtcgttttgtcgattggtgctaatatatgaaccctaataagtcatgtcgttctattaaaatactaacaaaatcacgtggcatgcATGTTAGGAAACAAAACGATCGTTTACAGGGCGctttaggaaaaaaaaacaaagttatcgatttcgacaaaatttatttaatcgatcgataattttatcccattgcgcatgttagccttgCTAATTGCTGTCACATATCGTCTCCACGTAGGTGCTATTTTTAAAAATCGCCTTCtgtaatgttattttctttagaaaaccctcgatttctttcaatttaattaaaccacatttttttaccgtgacttattgtagatttgccgcagatggcattaactacttggccggacaaatggggagacaacagacctgagggtgtccagttaggcgcgaacctcagctcagggcgtcgtctgagaggaagaatatttgaaagaattaatcgattctagtgggttgatagcgataagcgctgaatgagggttTTTATGCGTGGACTGAAACTTGCTTGTTTTGCTAACAAAActcacatcagaatgtgtttttttaaagtgtTTATTAAGTGATTTTTCACCATAAACTAAGATATCTATTATCAGGCGAGGTACCGTAGGTAACATCAACAGcacaacaaacaataaaacaagttaaaataaaattctatcCATTTATTAAAGACAGGCCGAACATTCACACACCTAGTCTTACATCAATATTtacatcattttaataaaaaaagttctACATCTAAACAGTTCTAAATGAAAAGGAATGTATTTTtccaataaataattacttaagtaagtatttagaaataaaaatcGTAATAAAACAATGGATATGTGAAATTCTCGtgctattaaaattaaatcatttacggaattatttattaaaattataggtGGGTCTGATGTtatataaactattttatttaaaagtaacttaaattaaattttagtaAACTTACGACTAGACAGGTACTGTACAGTAAATACTGTCATTGTTTCTACATTAAATTgcattacattaaattattcgGGTGATTCTACAAAGTCAAATTGTTCATTAATTAACTGTAGGCataattgttatttaagtaagtaataatattatgtcatttCATAAGTTATGTAAGGacagtaatttattatataaaaaaaaaaccgtgatAGGGCTTGGACAACGCGTGACATAACTGTTTTGTAGTTAGGGTTCGAtatgttcgaatcccggcgagggctctaaaccattgaattcgactattaaatgagtttgaaattacgtttgaattttaattgatatcacgtggttggcaggattgtgcccggttaatggacATAGGTTCGCCCCCTAAAACAAGAGACTTTACAGAGCCGGCAGGGCTTGGGCGTAGGCAGATTTTACACACCTGCCTACTCCTTTGTGCTATATTATGTGAAGactctttcattttaaatttaattaataaacctCACGAAGAGTGTGTCAGAGAAACTAACAAACAATTTAACTTTAGACACCCATTTTAACGCATAAAATGTGTCTAATAATACATCGAGTATAAGTAGAAACTCGTCTAGTTGTCTTCTAGAACGAAATGATTTATCACTGGTCTTCAAAGTAACTATCAATGGAAATTAAGTAGTTATGCATGTAcacgtaaaaataaaaccagAGTCCTTTTAATACGGGTCATTTTTGTACAGAATTTGTGTCTATGTTacacaaataaatacttaaggaAATCAAACACACTTGTAAATCCGTAATTGCTATTTTAGCTGCCTTGAATGAATAgcataataatttaagagcACTTTTACAGTTTATGTATGCTTTAAACAACAAACTTTATATCTTGAATATCAGTGACTTTAAGATTTAAATATCAGTAGATTATTCTCAAAATAGCTCATTAGTTTCAGAGAAAAACCTGCACAATGACACCTTACAAACAAATCGTTTTTCTTCAGACTATCGGTAATTATTATTGCTCTCTTTAACACATTGACAGTCATGTTTAACACagaaatgttttgacttccttgtaagtcccgcatattattCAATTTCATTCATGTCATGTCATTTCAGTTTATTGAGTAAAACTGAATAAACAGATATTTTACTGAACCTTCAGCCTTGAAACAGGTGGACAGTAGCATTCATTAAACATACTGTAATGGAGGTACCTGgtgtttcttagtgacccatatatgggtcacggacgtatggaggtagtccgtcatgacctgtatatggatcactggactgtcaacgtgttaaaaaacACATTAATGGTATTAGCTCTCTTTAGAATACAGTTAGGCAAAAACGTGTGTCTTTCTTTTCCTATTTGAAATTACCCGTTTATAATATACCGTTACAATGTCATTGCATTAACGCCACTACTTAACTACATTATCTACATTTGAACAAATAtcactttaaaaatatactcGCCTTTCGTTAAAAAGCACCTATAACGGGTAGGTACTTAATGCAATTAGTGTCAGCTATACTaaactacttaaataatttacaaacaTGTACCTTGCTGTTTGTACGGGTATAAGACCTAGTTTATAGAGACGCGGAATCGCGCGATAAATTCAAACATAGGGCGGTGTATGGAAGCGTTCACGGAGAAGCGTTGTCAAATGCGTTTTATTGATATCCAGTGACGCACGCACCATGTCTCCATAAACTTAAACGTTTTGCTCATATTATCAGTTTTATAAGTAACTTTGCAGCTGCAGTGTTTACCACACGATATTCATtcggtatatattttttcaatgttGATCCTAATCTGAAGAACAGAGACTAAAGTACAACATTATACTAGCGTGTTAAAATAAACGTTACTATTATAATCTTTTTCTGATCTAAATACATATACGTACCAAACAAATTCGTTTCCACAGTTTAAAAAATGCTGGAGTAATTCAATCGTGTGTCCTACTATCATTGAAGCGTTGCAGACATTGGCTCCTAAAACTGGCACTTCCACTTAAAAGCAATTAGCTCACTAAGTTCATCAGTTCTGATTGTCCCCCCTGAGTCGCATCAGGTTGATTCCCTGAAACTCCGGAGTCTCCTCAGGGATGTTTCCCTGAGAAGATTAATTCTGAATCACTGTAAGCATCGCTTACACGTCCTGAGGCTAGGGTCGGAGGACGTGCGTCCTGCTCGAGAGTAGATGTCGAACTGACTGTTGGTTGTTGCCGTCGCTACTAGAGAGGTCACTGGTGCTGGCCACGGCTGGCTGCGAGAAGTTCTTCCGGAGGACGAGCACCTGCGAAAGAAAACCAGGTCATTACCATAGCATAAGCCATCTTAGCCTGGTGTGTAACGCGGTTTCCACAAGCGTTCTAGTTGTTATCTTACGACTATCGACGGCTTCTCGCGTCTTCCAAACTACGGATGCGTTTACTTTCTGAgaattgggtgatcagcctgtaatgtcttgcAATCgttgcaatatcctaaccaaactggagatcacaaagtcattttatGCTATATCTGGgatgagaccaacgctcaacaactgcaCCATGAGGCCATGTCTTCCCAGTAGTTCCGAGCTTCTTAGTTTACTCACCGTGTATAAAACACTAAGGATTCCCGCGGAGGCTCCAACCAGGACGTCCCACCAATGGTGGCGGTGGTCAGTGACCCTGGTCAGCGAACATACCGCCGCGTAGATCAGACACACCGTCTGCACCAGGGGAATGACCAGCACTGACCGGTTCCGCCAGCTGAACGCGCGCCTCTGGAGGTACCACTAAAATTGGGGGGAAAATTcgattattgttaaaaaatgcCCTTTTGAAGAGTGTAGTTTTGTTTGATGTTTTGATCTTAAGACAGTTTTCACTGTGacagttggtctaacagaaagctcaaggaggtgtgggtacttagttcatcttgccatggatgtacctctgcagGTGTTTCCCCAGCGATACCCCTGGGCTGAGAATTACACATATCTGTGCACCGTCCCTCAGACACAttgttttgaatattttatcagTTGAGAGCCTTTACCCCATTTGTTCAGCCAAGTAGTAAAGAAGTCAAGTAAAAAAGTATTGCACTATAAAGGATGGTGGTGTACTTACAGCGAGAAACAATCCGCAGTAGACGGAGAGCGACGCGTGTGCAGATGGGAAGCTGCGGCTGGAGTCGATCTGCAGGTAGCGGGATGATCGCGTGGACGTGCATGTGTAGCTACTGACGAACTCCGACCTGATAGGAGAGAAGCGTTATATCAGTTAGGGATATCTCAGAAAATATTGTATTGTCAGTATAATAACTCTAATATCAGAGTTGTTAAGGGCCTTGGCTCCAGTTCCggaattcagaatttgaatattttcaccccTCTCGGGGAGTCCCCCGCTGACGTAACTATACCTGAAGTTCCTCTACATTACTACTATTCCAAACATCCGATAAAGAAAGAAGTAAAAAGTAAACTTAATGCTCGTTGAATAGGGTCTGGAATTgaacgtaggtaggtacaattatatattattttaggatGTCTCAGAAAATACTGTATTGTCACTGCAATAGTTTTCCTTCaacactgagcacgtgataatcatgtattatccaaacatgaatagcATTTAagttaaaaagacaaaaatagatttaaaaagttacaaaatatggAATTGAATCTGAACCTGAATTGGACTTTCTGAGTTTGAATATTtgtatcatagataattgatatcacggtgatttccaggatttgttgatttccggttaatggcaataggcccatcctctgttacatgggacttaaacgtagctggcgaggagtgggcgCACTACACACCACTGCCTCGGAAGGtgtcttcggggatacagggtatgttatattgttattaCCTCAATGGCTACTGATGATAACAGTAACTATAACACTTAGTAcgagagtcatgtcaggggcctttggcggctcaatagtaaccctgacactagggttgacgaggttggtaatccacctcacaacccacacgatagaagaagaagtacgaGAGCGGACAGTCAACTACCAGGATGGGACCAGATTATAGTTGTCACTGTTTGAATAGGTTTTCGAAGAAAATTGGGTTGCCTCAACACTAACACACTAACTTACCCGTTACAAGTTTTAGCTTTATCCGGTTCGCAGAGATCAAAGAATGTCGGTCTAGGAGAGCCCACTACGCACTTGACCACTTCAAGAATCGTCAGATTGACCACAGCACCGTAGATATAGTCTCTGTATATCAGTGCCGCGATCTTTAAGCTGGAGcatatcttgtttttcttcaACGTGTATTCATCATCTCGATGGAGAGTCGCCTCAACTGCCCATATCTGTTGAGAATAACGAGCATAAGCTTATAGAGGTCTTTTGGTTATGAACGAAAGAGAAAGGCCACATGGTTATTGCGGCTCCGTTGCGTCGTCGCAAAGCATAACGTATATTTAACGGAGATTTATATGAGGGACTACAGATTACAGAGTGTCAGTGCTCAGGCGTCGCAATCGCGTCGTATGGAGTCGCTTTTAACACCTGGATACCTTATTATAATAGTTAAACAAAAGAGATATCTAGTAATTCTTTTCAAAAATTGGACATGGAGTGTTTTCATACTCATGTAATGTACATTTGTTGGGCTGGAAATTAAATATTGACCACTTTCTTGACAATTCTCCATCTATCCctagaaatatattttctcaAGAGCTAAAGTCTACTTACGATAACAATGGGGATGACAACAGTGATTGCTGCGACGAGGGAGATAGAGAATGTGTCGCCCACGTGAGGGAAAGAGAGGGCTGGATCGTTGCAGGTGAAACCGCTTCGACGGCTCGGTAGCGCTCCTACCTCTAGCAGGATGCATACTGCCGCAACTGTTGacaaaaatattcaataaagtCTCTGCTTGAGAAGAGATGCGTAGAGTGGTCGGTGACGTGTTGTTGACAATTTCAGTCAACAAGTATGCCAACTTTATTGTCGGTCGGTCGACTGGAAGTACGTTCCTATATATGCCCTCGCGGCACGACAACCGCGCGAACTGTATCAAGGGCTTCCACCAATAGCCTTTCGACGTTTAtcgacgtagatagcattcgatatgtgataaagtcacataaactctttatttttcactttccttccaccgactgtaattggaataccattgtatttaagtctataaattatgtaatacaaactggattaaaagaaaagaaaggaaaacatgaaacagtaggactagggccctgtgctgggaggttttctggccacgtctttccctcagcgttacagattccgatgtggtagtagttttacagctagttacataatatgtaatttaattatgtttgacgttcaaaaagcgctaactttgtaagccaattttaaaaaatattttttttttctttatttttttttttcgctgcgtctattggtcgaaaccctggATATAATTCTGCTGTAAGCTGTCACTTATAGACGGCggtacggctcgccacctatctaACAGGAAGCTCAGGTGAAGCCTGGGTAACTCAGTTGTATAGGATAGGATACAAAGTATAGGCTGATGAATAGGTATACTTAGTATATGTAAACGGTGTTATGGTATATGTATACGATTTAGTATTATAATCAAgctgaatatttttaaaacgtaaACCCTTTCTATAAGGCAAAGAGGATAATCTAAGTTTTCAAATAATTACGTACAGTTTGCGTTGAAAATGCAGAACAATAGTATTAGTCATATAATTAAGTGCCAATTGTATGACATTGCATGATTTTGCACCTgccgtacccacacctcaaaCCGCAAAATAAATGGAGCACTAAAGAGAGTTGCTCACCGCACAGTCGGATTACAGTCGTGATACAGTCACGATACAGTTGGAGTACAGTTGGGGTACAGTCGCAGCAGAGTTTTCAATTATGATCTTACGTGACTAAATCAGGATCAAGTTGGTATAGAAAGGGAGGGCAAAATATCCAGTGGATATTTTGgtgattacctacttatttagaaataaactattttagtGATTTTCTGGCAGCATAATCCCgctttagttttttaattatttaatgacAAAGACGTGAAAATATTAACAACTATCATTAAATACATGTTTTGTGCACATTAACGCAGAAAAAAATGGCCAGGAAAATCATAGAATAATCAAATTTCGAATAAAACCCCTTCACCCCTTTTCCACGCTTCTGCATTCTTGTAAtgatataatcttcttcttacatttttatatcatattatttttgattttttacatatttcctcgccttataaAGAAGCAAGAAAGAAattgctttaagcgataaggccgccatttgtcatggaactagttaagagtcttttgcacatatttctatttattttgggacaataaagtatatttgtatttgtgatGACTAGATTATCTCTAAACCAATGAAAATTATAGCTTAACTGCTCTTCTTTCTCAAATCCGACATTCTCTCACCGCCCACGATTAGAAAGTCGATATAATTTCCACTATCTTCGAAAATTGATTACGCCTACGTCAGATGGTTAATcttaaaaatgttaatgttaatAGTCCGTCACATGTTGTGAGCAATTTAGGACATAAAAGGGGACGATTGCATTAGATAAGATGTATTCcaaattcgaaatttaaatttaaaaacggatTACTTTATAGGCTGATTACCTGTCATCACACGgttggttattattattatatcaagaCAAAGAAGATGAggagtggctgtaagttgttatttaatcttcttatcgtgtgggttgtgaggtggaataccaacctcatcaaccctggtctcagggttattactgagccgccaaaggtccctgccatggctcatgtaacgactacgtgcttacatcagtaagtaataaccgggaccaacggctaacgtgccttccgaagcacggatcatcttactttcggacaatcaggtgtctggttcctgtaatgtcctaaccaaactaggaatcacaaagtgatttttgtgatatgtccccaccgggatttgaacccggggcctccggatcatgaacccaacgctcaaccattggaccacggaggccgttgcttaatgtttttttttattgtagtttaCCTTTTAACGTAATTTCGTAATTCACGTCGAGTCctacttacggtcacgagcattaatatgtatacactttggtaccatgtcacattaacttttttgacaaattgaactgtaagtctcactaaatgtctaatgtctcaaatatgttagtgcgacagagtcctaaagtgggtacattatattcggGACTGtacatgttttattttgttattgttacctAGTTTATAAGAATGTATTGTTTTCTCGCCATACAACGTTTTAGGTAACTCTATTAATACCTTGTgcggaaataaataaaataaaaaaaaatgtggctcTCTGCACCCTGATAAGGATTGTGTTATGTAGGTAGTGTTGGTACTTATGGCAAAATACGGTCAGCCACAAATCTTCTGATTTTACTTACCCATTATACACCAATTTGAAAGGCCCTATTAAAAGAATAAATTAAAGTTTAATCTTGACACCtgattaataatttatatttcctCTAATATTTGCATAGTGGAAATCTTAATCCCAACCATTTAcctaacacacacatacatgggATACTATATACGTAGATAATTGGGTAGTCTACTAGCTTCaacataaattacgaaattctgactactaaataaagacaaatctaaaactaacaaaaaacatttaatttttcctatttaatttgcttctatgctgttctgggagcaaataaaaaacatagaacacgactaatgttatgggcgataggctgatcccttatcaccataaagttcttcatatccagcttacgacattgtatcaacagtggctgcaagttgtctttgattacttgtggctctgtccaccccattaggggttacgggcgtgagtttatgtatgtatgtatgttttcctatttaacttattcatgaatttcaatcaagaaaaacgtaataataagtccgaccttctatgacgtcacagtgtgctttttttgcttttgaggggtttgctcttggccccagacttaccCGAAGGTATTGACGAGGCCTGAGATGGAGCTCGCTCTcccagaaggtgcctattcACCCTGGCCTTGAAAGTACCCGGGTTATACGCGTtcagaaatacagaagacggcagagagtTCAACTCCTTAGTAGTGCGCATAGTgatttttttcatgttttgacgtttagtaaaaagtaactgatttgactaggtcgaaactagcctattgatatcacgtggtttcctggatttgtgTCCTGttagtggcaataggctcgctctctgttacatgggacttaaacatagctggccagGAGTGCtgtatatatagatagatagatagataaaatacttaactGTATAAGactaaaaaaatagcatggaaaatgctgcatcgacaagagcgtggctcttaaattgatgatgatgataagactacTACTACTcgtacttatatgtataagtactagacacctctacctaccctttTCGGGTCTACAgacgtgatactatgttatgtgaTGGTAGAAGGTACCAACTATCCGTTAACGATCGAGGGCAGAAGTAGGGCAGTACGCACAATTGCAAGTGCAAATGCACTCCTGCGCAGTTAAAGAGGGCACTGTTTAGTTGATAACATATGGCGAAACGTTGTGTTCCCAGACGCGGTTACTATGGCGTACCTATATTGGTTACTTCATGTTATGTCTGAAGGCTCCGAATGCCTGgtgtcatagaaaaaaaaataaagaaaatatattatcaacgtatagaacggacaattggagatatccttagtaaaggttcagtaagatctactctgaaccggcatgcgtgtatgaaacgattggtgaatgtggaggaagcaagagaagtattccattgtctctgcttaccccggtgggaaataggcatgactttatgtatgtatgtatgcagaaCGGTCAATCTCCGCCCCACACCAATTCATATAGGCACCGAACTAGATTTATATACCTCTCGTTCTCACTTTAGTCGAATGGCTGCAAGCCTCTAAGGAGTAAAGGGGACAACGCGAGGagtgtgtctcgctcgcacttaccaTCAGacagcacacggtaagaacgagatttttgtatggagtgttcgTTCGTATATAAAAAGAAACCATATGGTCCTTTTGAAGTCCAAATTGTTTAATTATTCTACGTCCGGAAACCAGGACTGCAGGGAAATAGGTAAATATAAGCTGCTTTCCTTCGCGAGTTGAAGGTCAGATAGgctgtcgcttttgtaaaaaaacggacctgtcaaaccttcaggttaggttagcggaggccgtgaaaaacgggataacgctagggaaatgacAATGcgtttaatcatttatttatagctttatcTAATGGTAAAGCTAAACTAAACTAGCTAATTTAGAGTaagatttataataattacttacaagttatttaataagtgtaggaacacattcaatatcggatttttatcatttaggtaatcattaatcttatgataagcttttttacataaagtaagcttcacatgagctttaaatttactttctgactaattttaaatattatctggtgttttattgtaaaaaagtatacataacTCACATTGTATAaccacatttactacaataaattttatttcatttaaaactCCTAGTCAGAATGAATAG
It contains:
- the LOC126374192 gene encoding phospholipid phosphatase 2-like isoform X1, which gives rise to MVRKYNVWCFNVPRGSKVVPAPSEGVFTIESVDTRMSSTSTLDIATVSEQPPAPAMQARHSFWWHLLIDLPILLLVAAVCILLEVGALPSRRSGFTCNDPALSFPHVGDTFSISLVAAITVVIPIVIIWAVEATLHRDDEYTLKKNKICSSLKIAALIYRDYIYGAVVNLTILEVVKCVVGSPRPTFFDLCEPDKAKTCNGSEFVSSYTCTSTRSSRYLQIDSSRSFPSAHASLSVYCGLFLAWYLQRRAFSWRNRSVLVIPLVQTVCLIYAAVCSLTRVTDHRHHWWDVLVGASAGILSVLYTVLVLRKNFSQPAVASTSDLSSSDGNNQQSVRHLLSSRTHVLRP
- the LOC126374192 gene encoding phospholipid phosphatase 2-like isoform X2: MQARHSFWWHLLIDLPILLLVAAVCILLEVGALPSRRSGFTCNDPALSFPHVGDTFSISLVAAITVVIPIVIIWAVEATLHRDDEYTLKKNKICSSLKIAALIYRDYIYGAVVNLTILEVVKCVVGSPRPTFFDLCEPDKAKTCNGSEFVSSYTCTSTRSSRYLQIDSSRSFPSAHASLSVYCGLFLAWYLQRRAFSWRNRSVLVIPLVQTVCLIYAAVCSLTRVTDHRHHWWDVLVGASAGILSVLYTVLVLRKNFSQPAVASTSDLSSSDGNNQQSVRHLLSSRTHVLRP